The Halichondria panicea chromosome 14, odHalPani1.1, whole genome shotgun sequence genome contains a region encoding:
- the LOC135347505 gene encoding uncharacterized protein LOC135347505 isoform X2, translated as MSKDKNSVDNNANVDSKEELCKANQKLLPHTFEEKSDNEKMCKCDFEDTNQGDPKGELCKANQKLLQHTFEEKSDDEKMWTCVFEDTNQGDSSSLFYCMVLTERASNTIESTNPSYTIEINYEIKKEPIKESKNLLVYDIKKSTIDLFFQKLRSTETKNVINVSTGLVSFSLNLDLILKEKKSTENSHYQSLPYTIQTSSTSKDGIKKYPKSDVDKMFKQKKDLFAGGTIDITLSMVEQLNFQYSIYGGTTKNSKLSPTIFLSDSTPGNFPTAPKTDVVHQQPPTTPQSNPDDVFKQQPLTTPQTNLNDVDKQQPPTAQKSLPDVVKQQQLPTALQEDVVRQQQPPTAQKSLPDVVKQQQLPTALQEDVVRQQQPPTAQKSLPDVVKQQQLPTALQEDVVRQQQPPTAQKSLPDVVKQQQLPTALQENVVRQQHPTGPQTNPEHVVKQQPLTTPQTNSGEFVKQQPPQTNSGEFVKQQPPQTNSGEFVKQQPPTTPQTNSEEFVKQQPSQTNPEEVAKQQPPTTPQTNSEEFVKQQPPTTPQTNTEKVVQQQPPQTNTEEVVQQQPPQTTPDEVAKQQPPQTTSEEVVQQQPPQTNTEEFVEQQPPQTNTEEVAKQEPPQTTSEEVVKQQPPQTNTEEFVKQQPPHTNTEEVVEQQPPQTNTEEVVEQQPPKTNTEEVVEQQPPQTNTEEVVKQQPPQTNYPEEVVEQQPPQTNYPEEVVKQQPPQTNYPEEVVKQQPPQTNYPEEVIEQQPPQTNYPEVIEQQPRQTNYPKEVNEQQSPQTNTEEVVKQQPPQTNTEVVIEQQPPQTNTEEVVKQQPPQTEVVEQQPPQTNTEEVVEQQPPQTNTEEFVKQQPPQTNTEEVVKQQPPQTNTEEFVKQQPPQTNTEEVVKQQPPQTNPEEVVEQQPPQTNTEEFVKQQPPQTDTEEIVKQQPPQTNPEEVVEQQPPQINPEEFVKQQPPQTNTEEVVEQQPPQTNTEEVVEQQPPQTNTEEIVKQQPPQTNTEEFAKQQPPQSNTEEIVKQQLPQTNSEEVVKQQPPTTTQTSTEEVIKQQPPQTNSEEFVMQQPPQTNTEEVVEQQPPQTNAEEFVKQQPPQTNTEEVVKQQPPQTNSEEVVKQQPPTTPQTNTEEFVKQQPSQTNPEEVAKQQPPTTPQTNSEEVVKQQPPQTNSEEVVEQQPPQTNTEEFVKQQLPQTNTEEVVKQQPPQTNSEEVVEQQPPQTNSEEVVEQHPPQTNSEEFVKQQPPLTNSEEFVEQQPPQTNPEEVAKQQPPQTNTEEVAKQQPLTTPQTNTKEVVKQQPPQTNTEEVVKQQLPQTNTEEFVKQQLPTTPQTNPEEFVKQQPPQTNTEEFVKQQPPTTPQTNTEEFVKQQPSQTNTEEVAKQQPPTTPQTNPEEVAKQQPPTAQQTNPEDVVKQRPPTTPQTNPEEVAKQQPPTAQQTNPEDVVKQRPPTSQNVLMNILSSTFSKSQGHTFVYEYWFIRIATMTVNSLKELLHRNTLSSTLSKPQEHTESLIHNEVDPQTAVMLCLQENVLASPQSILNNLPAICYPVVPNPSMSRRITYLVVCKSLSCSVIVALINVKVPNSCTVGRKKNRVRIKRQKSSSTLGSTPVSGSDSGGRDDEEDEEQGKKNPLPPPSGIESVLQPILIRIIDFICSSWKEDWNMDFRVRLRILWRVTLMSHWTLYTYLRFLKQHSQSAQAPSIEREKFPPSKPQHGQPSSHTLYRQKSTLSVSVRKQISGPRTKKGICFKAPKNLQNEHNTPPTCKKNVGAMVTGASPTAFKGRKTLESEPKLPYNPHEDTLSDAQLAKCLEMVIGYDLHTRFSECHLAFRLSLPSCFFRMAMTVNYNLLLRNKLNSILSKLQEHTESLIHDPQPNSCPVSQKRNRVCAKRQKSSSSSSNLHTAYSTTLSSTLGSTPVSGSDSGGRDDEEDEEQGKKNPFPPLPGIESVVLFILICIIDFIRFVVCLWRGRNMDFRVHLGIFKMLWRAMLISPCLSHHSTPTIAAETEPPDLPQVNPNTPFFEHSDDPPYTLEPSQNSDEDLSGSAPNPILIETDPLSSQIPLRSSAEQSELDDCGPDFMNAHTKVADKPSTTVRDFSNNIPKPLVQANTHPPDPALPSNSHREKPTFILPLLLLLVTSVGFLYCSDITHTGIGENKANQTFGAIRLVGNNWNMSSITSVNYLNWNLTQVYTKCTPVQTTTHPDRLLLFKCSRKKTCSHINRLKLRNGCYHSNATHGYRACCNNFVEIGITREEVIKTFFGRKLQLTKLDFPVAVVWMNDKLLELSPAFVCKLRPMVVPPILYSDLVIDESMRLEDHYHISTPNSSDFLAIELREDWTYTSQSEYQLSYSRDGMSDSAKKRVTDSLSHPRLSRKKRKKRVSQSTNESVMENEVDHRTKGSTRFVNKTLLSLLILFTQFVPTSSANIGSSIETCSSLFVVILIALVAAMLVAVIFVVLRFKYFLRSSPDNYPATAISITSQKNEAEPQQKVKVDFTDCEAAPLDESIEIFSDSSTGIDSLTHQTSIVSPPDISYDPADFGPTLEPTSKTKFDLHKRPNMTVNQDSALSIPFSETEDASNTTMENEPISMTTSSHTLNSTASDFNRFSSFDPPFGDRRVASGVCVGGNTNPTTVGTPHTKQEQRFNIDDVASAPGNKDSTLQCNPLQFVSGIGLVEVNSTQSTNGQPKQQTPASFDTPQLIVQSPRSCLLEICSQVVMPPVIHPLPLPTNNLADDQPRSQNIPGGDAQSSCISVQHTTDSPSVSIVPPPCVIIGNATGGASLSMHCALLVCEETNSSGQLIVAVGSSEIELCNPQNSDTIVAVSHHLGLRGNSSNCFNTLTGEHQQMGELELVPEIEDPPPENSNVIIAEYNDNTLFHGLRPRYSQAYRDHTPH; from the exons ATGTCTAAAGACAAAAATTCGGTCGATAACAATGCAAATGTCGACTCTAAGGAGGAACTTTGCAAGGCCAATCAAAAACTGTTACCACACACGTTTGAAGAAAAATCTGACAATGAAAAAATGTGCAAATGTGATTTTGAAGACACAAACCAAGGTGACCCTAAGGGGGAACTTTGCAAGGCCAATCAAAAACTTTTACAACATACATTTGAAGAAAAATCTGACGATGAAAAAATGTGGACATGTGTTTTTGAAGACACAAACCAAGGTGACTCAAGTTCATTGTTTTATTGTATGGTGCTAACTGAGAGAGCTTCAAATACTATCGAGTCAACAAACCCATCATATACGATTGAAATCAATTACGAAATCAAAAAAGAGCCAATAAAAGAAAGCAAAAACCTTTTGGTGTATGATATCAAGAAATCAACAATTGATTTGTTCTTCCAAAAGTTACGCAGTACAGAAACCAAAAATGTCATTAACGTATCAACTGGGTTAGTTTCGTTCTCACTAAATTTAGATTTGATCCTAAAGGAGAAAAAAAGCACAGAAAATTCCCACTATCAAAGTTTACCATACACAATTCAAACTAGTTCAACTTCAAAAGATGGGATCAAAAAGTATCCAAAAAGTGATGTTGACAAAATGTTTAAGCAAAAAAAAGATTTATTCGCTGGTGGAACCATAGACattactctatctatggtggaaCAACTAAACTTTCagtactctatctatggtggaaCAACCAAGAACTCTAAACTTTCACCTACTATTTTCTTATCTGATAGCACACCTGGAAATTTTCCAACTGCCCCAAAAACTGATGTCGTCCATCAACAACCTCCAACTACCCCACAAAGTAACCCAGACGATGTGTTCAAGCAGCAGCCTCTAACTACCCCACAAACTAACCTAAACGATGTTGATAAACAGCAACCTCCAACTGCCCAGAAATCTCTTCCAGATGTTGTCAAGCAGCAGCAGCTTCCAACTGCCCTACAAGAGGACGTTGTCAGGCAGCAGCAACCTCCAACTGCCCAGAAATCTCTTCCAGATGTCGTCAAGCAGCAGCAGCTTCCAACTGCCCTACAAGAGGACGTTGTCAGGCAGCAGCAACCTCCAACTGCCCAGAAATCTCTTCCAGATGTCGTCAAGCAGCAGCAGCTTCCAACTGCCCTACAAGAGGACGTTGTCAGGCAGCAGCAACCTCCAACTGCCCAGAAATCTCTTCCAGATGTCGTCAAGCAGCAGCAGCTTCCAACTGCCCTACAAGAGAACGTTGTCAGGCAGCAGCATCCAACTGGCCCACAAACTAACCCAGAGCATGTTGTTAAGCAGCAACCTCTAACTACCCCACAAACTAACTCAGGGGAGTTCGTTAAGCAGCAGCCCCCACAAACTAACTCAGGGGAGTTCGTTAAGCAGCAGCCCCCACAAACTAACTCAGGGGAGTTCGTCAAGCAGCAGCCTCCAACTACCCCGCAAACTAACTCAGAGGAGTTTGTTAAGCAGCAGCCATCACAAActaacccagaggaggtcgcaAAGCAGCAGCCTCCAACTACCCCACAAACTAACTCAGAGGAGTTCGTCAAGCAGCAACCTCCAACTACCCCACAAACTAACACAGAGAAGGTAGTCCAGCAGCAGCCCCCACAAACTAACACAGAGGAGGTCGTCCAGCAGCAGCCCCCACAAACTACCCCAGATGAGGTCGCCAAGCAGCAGCCCCCACAAACTACCTCAGAGGAGGTCGTCCAGCAGCAACCCCCACAAACTAACACAGAGGAGTTCGTCGAGCAGCAGCCCCCACAAACTAACACAGAGGAGGTCGCCAAGCAGGAGCCCCCACAAACTACCTCAGAGGAGGTCGTCAAGCAGCAACCCCCACAAACTAACACAGAGGAGTTCGTCAAGCAGCAACCCCCACACACTAACACAGAGGAGGTCGTCGAGCAGCAACCCCCACAAACTAACACAGAGGAGGTCGTCGAGCAGCAACCCCCAAAAACTAACACAGAGGAGGTCGTCGAGCAGCAACCCCCACAAACTAACACAGAGGAGGTCGTCAAGCAGCAGCCCCCACAAACTAATTACCCGGAGGAAGTCGTCGAGCAGCAACCCCCACAAACTAATTACCCGGAGGAGGTCGTCAAGCAGCAACCCCCACAAACTAATTACCCGGAGGAGGTCGTCAAGCAGCAGCCCCCACAAACTAATTACCCGGAGGAGGTCATCGAGCAGCAGCCCCCACAAACTAATTACCCAGAGGTCATCGAGCAGCAGCCCCGACAAACTAATTACCCGAAGGAGGTCAACGAGCAGCAATCCCCACAAACTAACACAGAGGAGGTCGTCAAGCAGCAGCCCCCACAAACTAACACAGAGGTGGTCATTGAGCAGCAACCCCCACAAACTAACACAGAGGAGGTCGTCAAGCAGCAGCCCCCACAAACTGAGGTCGTCGAGCAGCAACCCCCACAAACTAACACAGAGGAGGTCGTCGAGCAGCAGCCCCCACAAACTAACACAGAGGAGTTCGTCAAGCAGCAGCCTCCACAAACTAACACAGAGGAGGTCGTCAAGCAGCAACCCCCACAAACTAACACAGAGGAGTTCGTCAAGCAGCAGCCTCCACAAACTAACACAGAGGAGGTCGTCAAGCAGCAACCCCCACAAActaacccagaggaggtcgtcGAGCAGCAGCCCCCACAAACTAACACAGAGGAGTTCGTCAAGCAGCAGCCTCCACAAACTGACACAGAGGAGATCGTCAAGCAGCAACCCCCACAAActaacccagaggaggtcgtcGAGCAGCAACCCCCACAAATTAACCCAGAGGAGTTTGTCAAGCAGCAGCCTCCACAAACTAACACAGAGGAGGTCGTCGAGCAGCAGCCTCCACAAACTAACACAGAGGAGGTCGTCGAGCAGCAGCCCCCACAAACTAACACGGAGGAGATCGTCAAGCAGCAGCCCCCACAAACTAACACAGAGGAGTTTGCCAAGCAGCAACCCCCACAATCTAACACAGAGGAGATCGTCAAGCAGCAGCTCCCACAAACtaactcagaggaggtcgtCAAGCAGCAGCCTCCAACTACCACACAAACTAGCACAGAGGAGGTCATCAAGCAGCAACCCCCACAAACTAACTCAGAGGAGTTCGTCATGCAGCAGCCTCCACAAACTAACACAGAGGAGGTCGTCGAGCAGCAACCCCCACAAACTAACGCAGAGGAGTTCGTCAAGCAGCAGCCCCCACAAACTAACACGGAGGAGGTCGTCAAGCAGCAGCCCCCACAAACtaactcagaggaggtcgtCAAGCAGCAGCCTCCAACTACCCCACAAACTAACACAGAGGAGTTCGTTAAGCAGCAGCCCTCACAAACTAACCCAGAGGAAGTCGCAAAGCAGCAGCCTCCAACTACCCCACAAACtaactcagaggaggtcgtCAAGCAGCAACCCCCACAAACtaactcagaggaggtcgtCGAGCAGCAACCCCCACAAACTAACACAGAAGAGTTTGTCAAACAGCAACTCCCACAAACTAACACAGAGGAAGTCGTCAAGCAGCAACCCCCACAAACtaactcagaggaggttgtCGAGCAGCAACCCCCACAAACtaactcagaggaggttgtCGAGCAGCATCCCCCACAAACTAACTCAGAGGAGTTCGTCAAGCAGCAACCTCCACTAACTAACTCAGAGGAGTTCGTCGAGCAGCAGCCCCCACAAActaacccagaggaggtcgccAAGCAGCAGCCCCCACAAACTAACACAGAGGAGGTCGCCAAGCAGCAGCCTCTAACTACCCCACAAACTAACACGAAGGAGGTTGTCAAGCAGCAGCCTCCACAAACTAACACAGAGGAG GTCGTCAAGCAGCAACTCCCACAAACTAACACAGAGGAGTTCGTCAAGCAGCAGCTTCCAACTACCCCACAAACTAACCCAGAGGAGTTCGTCAAGCAGCAACCCCCACAAACTAACACAGAGGAGTTCGTCAAGCAGCAGCCTCCAACTACCCCACAAACTAACACAGAGGAGTTCGTTAAGCAGCAGCCCTCACAAACTAACACAGAGGAGGTCGCCAAGCAGCAGCCTCCAACTACCCCACAAActaacccagaggaggtcgccAAGCAGCAGCCTCCAACTGCCCAACAAACTAACCCAGAGGATGTCGTCAAGCAGAGGCCTCCAACTACCCCACAAActaacccagaggaggtcgccAAGCAGCAGCCTCCAACTGCCCAACAAACTAACCCAGAGGATGTCGTCAAGCAGAGGCCTCCAACTTCACAAAACGTATTGATGAATATTCTGAGCAGTACATTTTCGAAGTCACAGGGACACACTTTTGTTTATGAATACTGGTTTATCAGAATAGCAACAATGACAGTCAACTCTCTAAAAGAACTTTTGCACAGGAATACACTGAGTAGCACATTGTCAAAGCCCCAGGAACACACTGAGTCTCTCATTCACAATGAAGTTGATCCCCAAACAGCAGTGATGCTTTGTCTCCAGGAAAATGTTCTGGCCTCCCCACAATCCATCTTGAACAATCTTCCTGCTATTTGTTATCCAGTTGTCCCTAACCCTTCCATGTCAAGAAGGATAACATATTTAGTTGTCTGCAAATCTCTTAGTTGCTCTGTGATTGTCGCACTCATCAATGTCAAGGTACCAAACAGCTGTACTGTTGGTCGAAAAAAGAATCGAGTGCGTATAAAACGACAAAAGTCCAGTTCCACTTTGGGAAGCACACCTGTCAGTGGTAGTGACTCTGGGGGGCGGGACGATGAAGAGGATGAGGAACAGGGAAAGAAGAATCCTCTTCCTCCCCCTTCTGGAATTGAAAGTGTTTTGCAGCCCATTTTGATTCGTATCATCGATTTCATCTGCTCCTCTTGGAAAGAAGATTGGAATATGGATTTCAGAGTTCGTCTTCGAATCCTTTGGAGAGTCACACTGATGTCTCATTGGACTTTGTATACGTATCTACGCTTTTTAAAACAGCACTCTCAGTCAGCTCAAGCACCAAGTATCGAAAGAGAAAAATTTCCCCCAAGCAAGCCACAACATGGACAGCCATCTTCTCACACTTTGTACAGGCAAAAGTCAACGCTGTCGGTTTCTGTACGAAAACAAATTTCTGGACCACGTACAAAGAAGGGCATATGTTTCAAAGCACCCAAGAACTTACAGAATGAGCACAACACGCCACCTACCTGTAAGAAAAATGTTGGTGCAATGGTGACTGGTGCTTCACCGACTGCATTTAAAGGGCGTAAAACATTAGAGAGTGAGCCTAAATTACCCTACAACCCACATGAGGACACACTCTCGGATGCACAGCTGGCCAAGTGCTTGGAGATGGTGATTGGCTACGACCTGCATACGAGGTTCAGTGAATGTCATCTGGCATTCCGACTCAGCCTTCCCAGCTGTTTTTTCAGAATGGCGATGACTGTCAACTATAATCTATTATTGAGGAATAAGTTGAACAGCATATTGTCAAAGCTGCAGGAACACACTGAGTCTCTCATTCACGATCCCCAACCAAACAGCTGTCCTGTTAGCCAAAAAAGGAACCGGGTATGCGCTAAAAGACAAAAGTCTAGTTCTAGCTCTTCAAATTTGCACACTGCTTATTCGACTACTTTAAGTTCCACTTTGGGAAGCACACCTGTCAGTGGTAGTGACTCTGGGGGGCGGGACGATGAAGAGGATGAGGAACAGGGAAAGAAGAATCCTTTTCCTCCCCTTCCTGGAATTGAAAGCGTTGTACTGTTCATTTTGATTTGTATCATCGATTTCATTCGCTTCGTGGTTTGCTTGTGGAGAGGCAGGAATATGGATTTCAGAGTCCATCTTGGAATCTTCAAAATGCTTTGGAGAGCCATGCTGATATCTCCTTGCCTTTCGCATCATTCAACTCCTACGATAGCTGCTGAAACTGAACCTCCGGATTTACCTCAAGTGAATCCAAATACACCTTTCTTTGAGCACAGTGATGACCCCCCATACACTTTGGAGCCCTCACAAAATTCTGATGAGGACCTATCTGGATCAGCACCTAACCCAATTTTGATTGAAACTGACCCATTGTCATCACAAATTCCTTTGCGCTCTAGTGCAGAACAGAGCGAGCTGGATGATTGTGGCCCAGATTTTATGAATGCACACACGAAGGTTGCCGATAAACCAAGCACTACTGTACGAGATTTTAGCAATAACATTCCCAAACCATTAGTACAAGCAAATACACATCCTCCTGATCCAGCGTTACCATCTAACAGTCATCGAGAAAAGCCAACGTTTATATTGCCTCTGCTGCTCTTACTAGTAACTAGTGTAGGCTTCCTGTACTGCTCTGACATTACCCACACAGGAATTGGTGAAAATAAAGCAAACCAAACCTTTGGTGCAATACGGCTCGTTGGGAACAACTGGAACATGTCCTCAATTACATCTGTTAACTACTTAAACTGGAACTTAACACAAGTGTACACCAAGTGTACCCCCGTCCAAACAACCACTCACCCAGACAGACTCCTCCTCTTTAAGTGCTCTCGTAAAAAGACTTGCTCTCATATTAATCGTCTCAAACTGAGAAATGGATGTTACCACAGTAACGCCACTCATGGTTACAGAGCGTGTTGTAACAATTTTGTTGAAATTGGAATCACGCGTGAAGAAGTGATAAAAACATTTTTTGGTAGAAAATTGCAGTTAACTAAACTTGACTTcccagtagcagtagtatggATGAACGATAAGCTACTCGAATTATCACCTGCTTTTGTGTGCAAACTTCGGCCCATGGTGGTTCCTCCGATTTTGTATAGTGACCTCGTTATTGACGAAAGCATGAGATTGGAAGACCATTACCACATCTCAACACCTAATAGCAGTGATTTTTTAGCAATAGAATTGAGGGAAGATTGGACGTATACAAGTCAGAGTGAATACCAACTGTCATATTCCAGAGATGGTATGTCAGACAGCGCTAAAAAAAGAGTTACAGACTCGCTCTCACACCCACGTTTGTCGAGGAAAAAACGAAAGAAGAGAGTCAGCCAATCAACAAATGAGTCGGTTATGGAAAATGAAGTTGACCATAGAACAAAGGGAAGTACTCGATTTGTCAATAAAACTTTGCTTAGTTTGTTGATTCTTTTCACCCAATTTGTTCCAACCTCTTCGGCAAACATTGGATCTTCAATTGAGACCTGTAGTTCGCTGTTTGTCGTGATACTGATAGCTTTAGTTGCTGCGATGTTAGTAGCTGTCATATTTGTTGTGTTGAGATTCAAATACTTTCTTAGATCCTCGCCTGACAATTATCCAGCTACTGCTATTTCCATTACCTCACAAAAAAACGAAGCCGAACCACAACAGAAGGTCAAAGTAGATTTTACTGATTGTGAAGCTGCGCCGTTAGATGAAAGTATCGAAATTTTCTCTGACTCGTCTACCGGAATTGATTCACTCACACATCAAACAAGTATTGTGTCACCTCCTGATATTTCGTATGATCCTGCAGACTTTGGCCCAACTCTTGAACCCACTAGCAAAACTAAATTTGACTTGCACAAACGTCCAAATATGACCGTCAATCAGGATTCCGCATTGAGTATTCCATTTTCTGAAACTGAAGACGCCAGTAACACCACAATGGAGAATGAACCAATCTCTATGACTACCAGTAGTCACACTCTCAATAGCACAGCAAGTGATTTTAACCGTTTCAGTAGCTTTGATCCACCTTTTGGAGATAGAAGAGTAGCATCTGGAGTTTGTGTAGGCGGGAATACCAATCCAACTACTGTCGGAACTCCTCACACAAAGCAGGAACAAAGATTTAATATTGACGATGTTGCCTCAGCTCCTGGTAACAAAGACTCAACGTTACAGTGTAATCCCTTACAGTTTGTTTCTGGAATTGGATTGGTGGAGGTAAACTCTACACAATCCACTAATGGACAACCGAAACAGCAAACACCTGCATCTTTTGATACACCTCAACTGATTGTACAATCGCCTAGGAGTTGTTTACTGGAGATTTGTTCACAGGTTGTAATGCCACCAGTAATTCATCCACTTCCACTGCCAACGAATAACCTAGCTGATGATCAACCTCGCTCTCAAAACATTCCTGGTGGAGATGCTCAGTCGAGCTGTATCTCAGTACAGCATACCACTGATAGTCCCTCGGTTTCGATAGTACCTCCGCCGTGTGTTATTATAGGGAATGCTACTGGAGGTGCAAGTTTAAGTATGCATTGTGCGCTGTTGGTTTGTGAAGAAACCAATAGTTCTGGACAACTAATAGTTGCTGTAGGTAGCAGTGAAATTGAGCTATGCAATCCACAAAACTCAGACACTATCGTTGCAGTCAGCCATCACCTAGGCCTTAGGGGCAATTCCTCTAACTGCTTCAACACTCTCACGGGAGAGCACCAGCAGATGGGAGAGCTGGAGCTTGTCCCTGAAATAGAGGACCCACCGCCAGAAAATTCAAATGTTATTATTG CTGAGTACAATGATAACACATTGTTTCACGGTCTTCGCCCGAGATACTCTCAAGCGTACAGAGACCACACTCCACATTAA